The DNA sequence TAAGCAACTATTTCCATAAGTAAAAAATGTTCAAGCGCTTTCCCAAATTCCACGCCTCTCTCATTCTCCAGATGCCGCTTTGTCAAACAGCCGGCAACACCTACATCAAACAGGTAATATTTCGAGGCCTTAGTAATAACCTGTCGTGATTGCCTCTTTTTGAAAGGCTCAATCCTAATAGCCAACAACGTATCAATAAGAATCTGATAGTATTCTTTTACAGTCTTTGAATCTACCCCGCAATCACGAGCGATATTGTAATAGTTTGTAAGCTCACCATGTGAATAACCAAAGGCATCAATAAATCTTGAAAATGCAGGAATGTTTCGCGTTAACCCTTCGGCAAAAATTTCCTCTCTCAAATAATCCTGTACATATGCTTTCAAAGATTTCCTGCATTCGTTATCGTCTTGTAAATAGTGCACTGGTATCATTCCGTGATTTAAGATATGTAAGAGATTTGGGGCTTTAAGTTCAGCCGTAACCAGCGGAAACATTTCAAAACGCCATGCTCTTCCCCCTAAAAGATTAACGTGTCCTCTCCTTAATTTTCTAGCACTTGATCCACAAAGAATAAAACGTAATCCTTTGTTCTCGATCAACCAATGCACTTCATCAAGAATCTGTGGAATCTTCTGCACTTCATCAAGTACTATTGGATGCTTTATGTCACTCTTATCCTTTGCAAGTAGTCTTTCTCGTAATAGTGCTGGATTCTTAGATACTTCAATAAAAAAGTCTGTCTTTAAAAAATCATATATCAGACTATTTGGAAAATGTTTTCTCAAATAGGTAGTCTTGCCTACTTTTCTAGGCCCCCATAAAAACGCGGATTGTC is a window from the Candidatus Omnitrophota bacterium genome containing:
- a CDS encoding AAA family ATPase, translated to MRNIERILNIRLPKRQSAFLWGPRKVGKTTYLRKHFPNSLIYDFLKTDFFIEVSKNPALLRERLLAKDKSDIKHPIVLDEVQKIPQILDEVHWLIENKGLRFILCGSSARKLRRGHVNLLGGRAWRFEMFPLVTAELKAPNLLHILNHGMIPVHYLQDDNECRKSLKAYVQDYLREEIFAEGLTRNIPAFSRFIDAFGYSHGELTNYYNIARDCGVDSKTVKEYYQILIDTLLAIRIEPFKKRQSRQVITKASKYYLFDVGVAGCLTKRHLENERGVEFGKALEHFLLMEIVAYRAYCSREFEINFWRTKSGMEVDLVLGGGKIAIEIKGSGRLDKRDLNGLTAFMEEHSPKRSIIICNEKEKRLHGKIEILPWGNFLSELWQGKVL